In Camarhynchus parvulus chromosome 21, STF_HiC, whole genome shotgun sequence, a genomic segment contains:
- the PARK7 gene encoding protein/nucleic acid deglycase DJ-1 isoform X2, protein MASKRALVILAKGAEEMETVIPTDVMRRAGIKVTVAGLTGKEPVQCSRDVFICPDASLEDARKEGPYDVVVLPGGNLGAQNLSESAAVKDILKDQESRKGLIAAICAGPTALLAHGIGYGSKVTTHPLAKDKMMNGAHYSYSESRVEKDGNILTSRGPGTSFEFGLAIVETLLGKEVAEQVKAPLILKD, encoded by the exons ATGGCCTCCAAGAGAGCATTGGTGATTCTGGCTAAAGGGGCAGAGGAGATGGAAACTGTAATCCCCACTGATGTTATGAGGAGAGCTGGG ATCAAGGTGACTGTTGCAGGCCTGACAGGAAAAGAACCAGTGCAGTGCAGTCGAGATGTCTTCATTTGTCCTGATGCCAGTCTTGAAGATGCCAGAAAAGAG GGGCCTTATGATGTTGTGGTCCTGCCTGGAGGGAACCTTGGGGCTCAAAACTTGTCTGAG tctgctgctgtgaaagacATTTTGAAGGACCAGGAAAGCCGAAAAGGCCTGATTGCTGCAATATGTGCAG GTCCTACTGCCCTTCTGGCCCATGGGATTGGGTATGGAAGCAAAGTCACAACACATCCTTTGGCCAAAGACAAAATGATGAATGGGG CACACTACTCGTACTCGGAGAGCCGCGTGGAGAAGGACGGGAACATCCTCACCAGCCGTGGGCCTGGCACCAGCTTTGAGTTTGGCTTGGCCATCGTGGAAACTCTGCTGGGCAAGGAAGTGGCTGAACAGGTGAAGGCACCTCTAATACTGAAAGATTGA
- the PARK7 gene encoding protein/nucleic acid deglycase DJ-1 isoform X1, with product MSPSFTTTSLIAALQDMASKRALVILAKGAEEMETVIPTDVMRRAGIKVTVAGLTGKEPVQCSRDVFICPDASLEDARKEGPYDVVVLPGGNLGAQNLSESAAVKDILKDQESRKGLIAAICAGPTALLAHGIGYGSKVTTHPLAKDKMMNGAHYSYSESRVEKDGNILTSRGPGTSFEFGLAIVETLLGKEVAEQVKAPLILKD from the exons ATGT ccccttcctTCACAACCACCTCCCTCATAGCAGCCCTTCAAGACATGGCCTCCAAGAGAGCATTGGTGATTCTGGCTAAAGGGGCAGAGGAGATGGAAACTGTAATCCCCACTGATGTTATGAGGAGAGCTGGG ATCAAGGTGACTGTTGCAGGCCTGACAGGAAAAGAACCAGTGCAGTGCAGTCGAGATGTCTTCATTTGTCCTGATGCCAGTCTTGAAGATGCCAGAAAAGAG GGGCCTTATGATGTTGTGGTCCTGCCTGGAGGGAACCTTGGGGCTCAAAACTTGTCTGAG tctgctgctgtgaaagacATTTTGAAGGACCAGGAAAGCCGAAAAGGCCTGATTGCTGCAATATGTGCAG GTCCTACTGCCCTTCTGGCCCATGGGATTGGGTATGGAAGCAAAGTCACAACACATCCTTTGGCCAAAGACAAAATGATGAATGGGG CACACTACTCGTACTCGGAGAGCCGCGTGGAGAAGGACGGGAACATCCTCACCAGCCGTGGGCCTGGCACCAGCTTTGAGTTTGGCTTGGCCATCGTGGAAACTCTGCTGGGCAAGGAAGTGGCTGAACAGGTGAAGGCACCTCTAATACTGAAAGATTGA
- the TNFRSF9 gene encoding tumor necrosis factor receptor superfamily member 9, which produces MAPGRALLPAALLALALSPGPAAALPCGAHCPAGTFVDSADCGRGAGAPCKPCPAGTFSSAAGSGGCRMCRQCEAPFRYLKKCSSTSDAECTCKEGFRCSGDRCTFCTRSCGVGQESTSNGCQTCRYGTFNDQPNGSCKNWTMCSGNQILVPGTPAKDVICKHASVNSTLVTTLPTTSLDIPFSVPTTVPGKDVQTDTIRISLAVAGLSCLVFLLPLCICFSVWQKKKLHAAFKKMHTPEQSVQEDDACSCRFPEEEQGEYQNPGKSTELRDLLVN; this is translated from the exons ATGGCTCCGGGCCGGGCGCTGTTGCCCGCAGCGCTGCTGGCGCTGGCGCTGAGCCCGGGAcccgcggccgcgctgccctGCGGCGCTCACTGCCCGGCGG GTACGTTCGTAGACAGCGCCGACTGCGGACGGGGAGCGGGCGCGCCGTGCAAGCCCTGCCCGGCCGGCACCTTCTCCAGCGCGGCGGGAAGCGGCGGCTGCAGGATGTGTCGGCAGTGCGAAG CCCCGTTTCGGTATTTGAAAAAGTGCTCCTCAACAAGCGATGCTGAATGCACGTGCAAGGAGGGATTTCGCTGCAGCGGTGATCGCTGCACCTTCTGCACCCGAAGCTGTGGCGTGGGCCAGGAGAGCACCAGCAACG GTTGCCAGACTTGCCGCTATGGAACCTTTAATGATCAGCCCAATGGCTCCTGTAAAAACTGGACAAT GTGCTCTGGAAACCAAATCCTGGTGCCTGGAACTCCAGCAAAAGATGTCATTTGCAAACATGCTTCAGTTAATTCCACTTTAGTCACTACTCTACCTACAACATCTCTTGACATTCCATTTTCTGTGCCTACCACTGTGCCAG GGAAGGATGTTCAGACAGACACAATCAGGATTTCTCTCGCTGTGGCTGGGCTGTCGTGCTTGgtgtttctgctgcctttgtgcATCTGCTTCAGTGTctggcagaaaaagaaactaCATGCTGCCTTCAAGAAAA tgcaCACACCTGAACAGTCAGTTCAGGAAGATGATGCCTGCAGCTGCCGCTTCCCTGAGGAAGAGCAAGGTGAATATCAGAATCCTGGCAAATCCACAGAATTGAGAGATCTCCTGGTGAACTAG